A stretch of the Melitaea cinxia chromosome 14, ilMelCinx1.1, whole genome shotgun sequence genome encodes the following:
- the LOC123659734 gene encoding protein FAM135A — protein MSDLQATFEFSVELYKFYNVDLFQRGLYQVRVGLRVSPKVPVNIEATVSSGNGAARTGRPAANSSLIGGLAASRAFQIMYRNEEVTLRDIVHFRAHLLVDSRNLKESLERAEWSLGVELWCSEGAQSSTLSPVSCRVLKLHFQPSQGLHYHLPVLFDYFHLSAVSVTIHASLVALHQPYIKKSIMHYVQSCTPRSSKQWGKLMKSAGSNFNASGSLENILFGSSGKCTGGNSSKIAHARQVHAEVCGILLGSLEGLQSALTVCGSTGVLLTPEESSSNSIVGEVAQRIKDLSDIGKKSEAGEEEEWAMGAAHDIARLCAEVTLRWRAFLHHTSDRPHVHHALAARHHALRIKRFSECFFVLDNPRHSLAGCYDSNYQSYQSVGEAVRRSRYLALLPPLPVHCIALDGDPHIMPIIFEDRYQDTAEFARRRSFLNSNANKSGSDPFLCPDPTGEDCACSVSSIMDSRRPSSEASRVTLTLPKTIIDVLDPQFKSPKAGTSVVQATLTLAPQKSARGSPKRTLVKQNVVEMNKAHNKQLELTGRNRYIVQNNQISEIQLPPNNVFASCSIQQGQQMSRYSASTLLDLNSNKGNVNISQSGKDKADSDQVFVQKHEIRSGVSTLPARHSKSLDQLKVSQMAPLSVQPLTKNVKNSSNTSVNYQKTYKSPQSIKPTTLPRSVTTTAYPTNTTTRCGSKGDDYRRNINEFREKYKNPCNSNVPGNNEVFHNVLKYDSTIKGNTNQIYGYAFGNQGNLQANNVIRNPLEFQRGYSVNLPRPMLPPRNSYPPVSGKTQVTDQSNLVSNKHVHRSNSTHVFQQNIDSQQMDIEAARNQLRHELNYYLQKGDWSYDFNTGSLIQNYQKKSSKSSDDSGFVMTLDRSSDGTSKSTYSKTPPSTPHSSLPSVRHKKSRSKDTKLNNSGKESAKINSSRDSLSSHQSIKSRDSKSDRHTPKSDRSTPKSDRGTPKSGKTTPKSGGITPRSGLATPKSGRATPKSGGTTPKSGRSSGKPEKRTKHKASEKMTQLMSEAASSSSDESVPFELRRLESSTSVPYSLDHGSELRHCRSAASIIEEPNLNNTFGSESLPNLAPPPAFESPPLDITDKDFKILPPENFLNKEDKQSRSSTSSLSEQSGWVSSGRSSGPSSPDNVSCQLTQNYPPSSSTNVSKVPGKKYEDTDETRKKHGEKISDFKRTILNGEQLRERLLKLAVKAVQSSSTEKIECCDKEICEECTICSDSICTDSQCEYNKMIHRDGIDAGCNSDTCTASCFQQYSDSNAAKINQRHNSFSAIQGSTYSSVNKSSNEGTVKKSQTVSDNLHPYIRKEIPPKAQPPQPIAEKSNPIDKIKLRDRIEYTEKLIAAEILSLAVDRSCKSHKTVGPATAAQKYQGKAKSEVDLSQHSGENDYDHLPPPKQFRDAPPPPDEFKVNKDPPSKSPMLSRQSSKSSTPSKKRTSGQPTTLQLDNPLYHVCEGILERRKLRPHQSMNTTTTSTTSTLNKSQSTGELASRNENGKEQRQSNFISIFGLAESERLFVKCREEFRQSVKYPGAIYSDFPPVENSLPYFHISDEYRMFNPEGLHLIICVHGLDGNAADLRLVKTYLELGLPGARLDFLMSERNQGDTFSDFDTMTDRLVQEIMTHIQNSSEPARISFVGHSLGTIIIRSALARPQMKPFLGKLHTFLSLSGPHLGTLYNSSGLVNAGMWFMQKWKKSGSLLQLSLRDASDPRRSFLYRLSERSQLHQFKHILLCGSGQDRYVPLHSARLELCKAAAKDTSLLGQAYREMVHNMVSPLAARASSVSVVRYDVQHALPHTASALVGRAAHIAALDSDLFIEKFLLVSALKYFR, from the exons ACTATACCAAGTGCGCGTGGGATTACGCGTGTCACCTAAGGTGCCGGTAAACATCGAGGCGACGGTGTCGAGTGGCAATGGTGCCGCTAGGACCGGCAGACCTGCTGCTAATTCATCCCTCATCGGTGGCCTCGCTGCTTCTCGAGCCTTCCAAATTATGTACAGAAATGAAGAAGTCACATTACGAGACATCGTGCATTTTAGAGCTCATCTGCTAG TTGATAGCCGTAACCTAAAAGAGTCCCTGGAACGGGCAGAATGGAGCCTTGGCGTGGAGCTGTGGTGCAGCGAGGGAGCACAATCGAGTACACTCTCGCCTGTATCCTGTCGCGTACTAAAGCTACACTTTCAGCCATCACAAGGCCTGCACTACCACCTGCCAGTGCTTTTCGACTACTTTCACCTATCTGCCGTTTCCGTTACCATCCACGCAAGCTTAGTAGCCCTACATCAACCATATATCAA GAAAAGCATCATGCATTACGTACAAAGTTG CACACCCCGTTCTAGCAAACAATGGGGCAAATTGATGAAAAGTGCAGGATCAAATTTTAACGCTTCGGGAAGCTTAGAAAATATTCTCTTCGGATCGAGTGGGAAATGTACCGGCGGGAATTCTAGCAAAATAGCACATGCCAG ACAAGTGCATGCAGAAGTTTGTGGTATTCTGCTTGGGTCCCTTGAGGGCTTGCAAAGTGCGTTAACTGTATGCGGCTCGACCGGAGTGTTATTGACTCCTGAAGAATCTTCGTCCAATTCCATTGTTGGTGAAGTCGCACAAAGGATAAAAGATTTAAGCGACATAGGCAAG aaaTCAGAAGCCGGGGAAGAAGAAGAATGGGCAATGGGAGCGGCACATGACATTGCAAGACTTTGTGCTGAGGTGACGCTTAGATGGCGAGCTTTTTTACATCACACCTCAGACCGCCCTCATGTTCACCACGCCCTAGCCGCAAGACATCATGCATTACG aatcaaaCGGTTCTCAGAATGCTTCTTTGTACTAGACAATCCTCGCCATTCGCTTGCTGGCTGTTATGACAGTAATTACCAGTCATATCAAAGCGTAGGAGAAGCTGTAAGAAGGTCACGCTATCTTGCGTTACTGCCTCCACTGCCAGTACACTGTATTGCGCTTGATGGTGACCCTCACATCATGCCCATTATATTTGAAGACag ATATCAAGACACTGCTGAATTTGCAAGAAGACgttcatttttaaattctaacgCCAATAAGTCTGGTAGTG atccCTTTCTTTGTCCAGATCCGACTGGAGAAGACTGCGCTTGTAGTGTAAGTTCAATAATGGATTCGAGAAGACCTTCATCTGAAGCTTCCAGAGTAACGCTTACACTGCCTAAAACAATTATAGATGTGCTTGACCCTCAGTTTAAGAGTCCCAAAGCGGGTACCAGTGTAGTTCAAGCTACATTAACTTTAGCTCCTCAAAAATCTGCCCGAGGCTCTCCAAAACGAACGTTAGTAAAACAAAACGTGGTGGAAATGAACAAAGCGCATAACAAGCAATTAGAATTAACTGGAAGAAACAGGTACATAGTACAGAATAACCAAATAAGTGAAATTCAGTTACCGCCTAATAATGTATTTGCATCATGTTCAATTCAGCAAGGTCAACAAATGTCTAGATACTCAGCTTCTACATTATTGGATTTAAATTCAAACAAAGGTAATGTTAATATTTCTCAATCAGGAAAAGACAAAGCTGACTCTGATCAAGTTTTTGTACAAAAGCATGAAATTAGAAGTGGTGTTAGTACTTTACCAGCAAGACATAGCAAATCTTTAGATCAATTGAAAGTTTCACAAATGGCACCACTAAGTGTACAACCAttaacaaaaaatgttaaaaatagttCTAATACATcagtaaattatcaaaaaacatataaatctCCACAATCTATAAAACCTACAACTCTACCTAGAAGCGTTACTACTACAGCTTATCCTACAAACACGACAACCCGATGTGGATCTAAAGGAGATGATTACAGAAGAAACATAAATGAATttagagaaaaatataaaaatccatGTAATTCAAATGTTCCCGGAAACAATGAAGTATTTCATAATGTACTTAAGTATGATAGTACAATTAAAGGAAATACGAACCAAATTTATGGTTACGCTTTCGGTAATCAGGGTAATTTGCAAGCGAATAACGTTATTCGTAATCCTTTAGAATTTCAAAGAGGCTATAGTGTAAATTTGCCCCGTCCTATGTTGCCTCCTCGTAATTCTTATCCACCAGTTAGTGGAAAGACTCAAGTGACTGATCAAAGTAATCTAGTTTCTAATAAACACGTTCATAGATCTAACTCTACGCATGTATTTCAACAAAATATTGATAGCCAGCAAATGGATATTGAAGCAGCTCGAAATCAATTAAGGCATGAGCTAaactattatttacaaaaaggtGACTGGAGTTACGACTTTAATACTGGTAGTCTTATTCAAAACTACCAGAAGAAATCTAGTAAAAGTAGTGATGATAGTGGTTTTGTAATGACTTTAGATAGAAGTAGTGATGGAACATCGAAATCAACTTACTCAAAGACACCACCATCAACTCCTCATTCTAGTTTACCTTCCGTAAGGCATAAAAAGAGTCGATCTAAAGatacaaaacttaataatagTGGGAAAGAAAGTGCAAAAATTAATTCCAGTCGAGATTCATTAAGTAGCCACCAATCAATTAAATCAAGAGATAGTAAATCCGATCGACATACGCCAAAATCTGATCGTAGTACCCCTAAATCAGATAGAGGTACTCCTAAATCTGGCAAAACGACGCCAAAATCTGGGGGAATTACGCCAAGATCTGGTTTAGCAACTCCAAAATCAGGTAGAGCTACCCCTAAATCTGGAGGTACTACACCCAAGAGTGGAAGATCTAGCGGTAAACCAGAAAAACGTACCAAACATAAAGCTTCCGAAAAAATGACACAGCTTATGTCAGAAGCTGCATCATCTTCAAGCGATGAAAGTGTACCATTCGAACTAAGAAGATTGGAATCATCAACGAGCGTTCCATATAGTTTAGATCATGGATCAGAATTAAGACATTGCAGAAGTGCTGCATCAATTATAGAGGAACCTaacctaaataatacttttgGTTCTGAGTCATTGCCAAATTTGGCTCCACCACCTGCTTTCGAATCTCCGCCATTAGATATTACtgataaagattttaaaatattgcctCCCGAAAATTTTCTTAACAAAGAAGATAAACAAAGCAGAAGTTCTACATCAAGTTTGAGTGAACAAAGTGGTTGGGTCTCAAGTGGTAGAAGTTCAGGTCCATCTTCTCCAGACAATGTTAGCTGTCAATTGACTCAAAATTACCCTCCTTCTAGTAGCACGAATGTTTCAAAAGTTCCTGGTAAAAAATATGAAGATACTGATGAAACGCGTAAAAAACACGGTGAAAAAATAAGCGATTTTAAAAGAACCATTCTTAACGGTGAACAGCTACGAGAGCGCTTACTCAAATTAGCAGTCAAAGCCGTTCAAAGTAGTTCTACGGAAAAGATTGAATGCTGTGATAAAGAAATTTGCGAAGAATGTACGATTTGTAGCGATTCCATTTGTACTGATAGCCAATGTGAATATAACAAAATGATACACAGAGACGGAATCGATGCAGGTTGTAATTCAGATACTTGTACAGCAAGTTGTTTCCAACAGTATTCTGACTCTAATGCAGCCAAAATCAATCAAAGGCACAATTCATTTAGTGCCATTCAAGGCAGTACATACAGTTCCGTTAATAAAAGTTCTAATGAAGGTACTGTTAAAAAATCTCAGACAGTCAGCGATAACTTACATCCTTATATTCGGAAAGAAATTCCACCAAAAGCGCAACCTCCTCAACCAATTGCTGAAAAATCTAATCCCATAGATAAGATTAAATTAAGagatagaatagaatatacGGAAAAATTAATAGCGGCAGAAATACTTAGTCTTGCGGTAGATCGTTCATGCAAAAGTCACAAAACTGTTGGTCCTGCCACAGCTGCGCAAAAATACCAAGGTAAAGCAAAATCAGAAGTAGACTTAAGCCAACATAGTGGTGAAAACGATTACGACCACTTACCTCCACCGAAGCAGTTTAGAGATGCACCTCCACCACCCGACGAATTTAAGGTAaaca AGGATCCACCTTCAAAATCTCCAATGTTGAGCAGACAAAGTAGTAAGTCCTCAACACCGTCAAAAAAAAGAACATCTGGCCAACCTACGACGTTGCAACTAGATAATCCTCTTTATCACGTATGCGAag GAATTTTAGAGAGGCGAAAATTAAGACCCCATCAATCCATGAATACTACTACTACATCTACTACCAGTACACTGAATAAAAGTCAGAGTACTGGTGAATTAGCTAGCAGAAACGAAAATGGTAAAG AACAACGTCAGAGCAATTTCATTAGCATTTTTGGGTTAGCTGAATCGGAACGACTATTCGTTAAATGTAGGGAAGAATTTAGACAAAGTGTTAAGTACCCAGGAGCAATATATTCCGATTTTCCACCGGTTGAAAATTCCCTACCCTATTTCCACATTAGTGACGAATATAGGATGTTTAATCCAGAAG gtTTACACCTTATTATATGCGTGCATGGATTGGATGGCAATGCCGCAGATTTACGATTGGTCAAAACATATTTGGAATTAGGCTTACCGGGAGCTCGTTTAGATTTTCTCATGTCTGAGAGGAATCAAGGTGACACATTTTCGGACTTTGATACAATGACAGACAG gtTGGTCCAAGAAATCATGACACACATACAAAATTCAAGCGAGCCAGCTAGGATAAGTTTTGTAGGTCATTCCTTGGGCACTATAATTATAAGATCAGCTCTAGCAAGACCACAAATGAAACCATTCTTGGGAAAATTACACACATTCCTATCCCTTAGTGGTCCTCACTTgggaacattatataattctagtGGCCTTGTTAATGCAG GTATGTGGTTTATGCAAAAGTGGAAGAAATCCGGTTCTTTACTCCAACTCTCTCTTCGTGATGCTTCGGATCCTAGAAGATCGTTCCTGTACCGACTGAGTGAACGAAGTCAACTACATCAGTTCAAACACATTTTACTATGCGGTTCAGGACAGGATAGATACGTACCGCTACATTCTGCAAGGCTTGAACTTTGTAAGGCTGCTGCAAAAGATACTTCATTGTTGGGACAAGCTTATAGGGAAATG GTACACAACATGGTTTCACCACTAGCAGCTCGAGCATCGTCTGTCTCCGTTGTCCGTTATGATGTGCAACATGCTCTCCCTCACACCGCTAGCGCACTGGTCGGTCGCGCGGCACACATCGCGGCATTGGATTCTGATCTCTTTATAGAAAAGTTCCTCCTTGTCTCAGCTCTTAAGTATTTTCGATAA